In Methanothermobacter sp. K4, one genomic interval encodes:
- a CDS encoding DUF167 domain-containing protein: MSCLRETADALLVDIEVSPASGRFEITSYNEWRNRIEVKIRAPPEKGRANREIIREFSATFNTKADIVSGHKSRHKTLKLYGIDADTFRDLLEEKFGLMLPP; the protein is encoded by the coding sequence TTGTCATGTCTTAGGGAGACGGCTGATGCTCTCCTGGTGGATATTGAGGTATCACCTGCTTCAGGTAGATTTGAGATCACATCCTACAATGAGTGGAGGAATAGAATTGAGGTTAAGATCAGGGCACCCCCAGAGAAGGGACGGGCCAACAGGGAGATAATAAGGGAGTTTTCAGCTACCTTTAACACGAAGGCAGATATAGTATCTGGTCATAAAAGCCGGCATAAAACATTGAAACTATATGGGATTGATGCTGATACATTCAGGGATCTCCTGGAGGAAAAATTTGGACTTATGCTTCCACCATAA
- a CDS encoding DUF371 domain-containing protein — protein MAEVRYTLRARGHPNVTAEHRTTFEVTVDPEIGETADCIIGVSSSDSVSTIPDEVRNAIRMESSRVRVVLRTENGFDEISGYGHPDLTLDHPADIVCRRSNYICGRTLMIGADKAACDLDRRLVKDLMEGKELTVEIIVEYGDSD, from the coding sequence ATGGCTGAGGTCAGGTATACTCTGAGGGCGAGGGGTCACCCCAACGTTACCGCAGAGCACAGAACAACATTTGAGGTCACAGTCGACCCTGAAATAGGCGAAACCGCAGACTGTATAATAGGTGTTTCATCATCTGATTCTGTTTCAACAATCCCTGATGAGGTGAGGAATGCCATAAGGATGGAATCATCACGTGTGAGGGTCGTTCTGCGCACTGAAAATGGTTTTGATGAGATAAGTGGTTACGGGCACCCTGACCTCACGCTGGATCACCCAGCAGATATCGTGTGCCGTAGGAGCAATTATATCTGTGGCAGAACACTCATGATAGGGGCTGATAAGGCGGCATGTGACCTTGACAGAAGGCTCGTGAAGGATCTAATGGAGGGTAAGGAGCTCACTGTCGAAATAATAGTTGAATACGGGGATTCTGATTAG
- a CDS encoding DUF123 domain-containing protein: MKGTYCLIIRCGGTETRIGSLGMIRFPPGYYVYVGSGFGSLDARIRRHLRSEKKMRWHIDHLLSDTEVVAVFYSTDKRRLECAVSEKLEGDLSVRGFGCSDCRCMSHLHHFKTRDDAERAVERAFRDLHADLKKWDEI, encoded by the coding sequence ATGAAAGGTACCTACTGTCTTATCATAAGGTGCGGTGGAACTGAAACCAGAATTGGAAGCCTCGGGATGATAAGGTTTCCTCCAGGTTACTACGTCTACGTGGGCTCAGGTTTTGGTTCACTTGATGCCAGAATAAGAAGACATCTGAGGTCTGAGAAAAAAATGAGGTGGCACATAGACCACCTCCTGAGTGATACAGAGGTTGTGGCGGTTTTCTATTCCACCGATAAGAGGAGGCTTGAATGTGCAGTTTCAGAAAAACTTGAGGGAGACCTCTCCGTGAGGGGTTTCGGATGCTCTGACTGCAGATGCATGTCACACCTCCACCACTTCAAAACCAGAGATGACGCTGAAAGGGCCGTTGAAAGGGCTTTCAGGGACCTGCATGCTGACCTGAAAAAATGGGATGAAATCTAG
- the cfbC gene encoding Ni-sirohydrochlorin a,c-diamide reductive cyclase ATP-dependent reductase subunit — MKRIAIYGKGGIGKSTIVSNMAAAYSSEHRVLVIGCDPKADTTRTLYGERLPAVLDILRDNRKPDASEVIHEGFGGVRCVESGGPEPGVGCAGRGVIVAMNLLEKLGVFKEEIDVVIYDVLGDVVCGGFAVPLREEFADEVYIVTSGEYMSLYAANNIARGIKKLKGKLGGVICNCRGIRNEVDIVSEFASRIGTRVIGVVPRSPLVQESEIEAKTVIERFPESEQAEVYRKLADDVYLNTEFTVPEPMDPEEFEEFFRKFKGGDD, encoded by the coding sequence ATGAAGCGGATAGCGATCTATGGCAAGGGTGGTATAGGGAAGTCCACGATTGTATCGAACATGGCGGCTGCCTATTCCTCAGAGCACAGGGTACTCGTTATAGGCTGTGATCCAAAGGCGGATACCACCAGGACACTCTACGGTGAAAGGCTCCCTGCGGTACTTGATATCCTCAGGGATAACCGTAAACCTGACGCCTCTGAGGTTATCCATGAGGGTTTTGGTGGTGTTAGGTGTGTGGAGTCAGGGGGCCCTGAACCTGGAGTTGGATGCGCCGGGAGGGGTGTGATCGTTGCAATGAACCTCCTTGAAAAACTTGGAGTCTTTAAGGAGGAGATTGATGTGGTCATATACGATGTCCTCGGTGACGTGGTCTGCGGGGGATTCGCGGTGCCACTCCGTGAGGAATTTGCAGATGAGGTCTACATAGTAACCTCCGGAGAGTACATGTCCCTTTACGCTGCAAACAATATTGCAAGGGGTATAAAGAAACTGAAGGGTAAACTTGGCGGTGTCATCTGTAACTGTCGCGGCATCAGAAATGAGGTTGACATTGTATCTGAATTCGCCTCAAGGATAGGCACACGTGTTATTGGTGTGGTTCCAAGAAGCCCCCTTGTCCAGGAGAGTGAAATTGAGGCAAAGACCGTGATTGAAAGGTTCCCTGAATCTGAACAGGCAGAGGTTTACAGGAAACTGGCAGATGATGTTTACCTTAATACTGAATTCACGGTACCTGAACCCATGGACCCTGAGGAGTTTGAGGAGTTCTTCAGAAAGTTCAAAGGAGGAGATGACTGA
- a CDS encoding CBS domain-containing protein, translating into MIKVKDAMQTDVITVKRNSKIHDAARVLRENRISGAPVVDDDGKLVGVISEGDIMRLIEVHSPSLNLLMPSPLDLLELPLRMKHEYDEIAKGIRKAAMMLVEEIMSDRVVTVHPDASISDAAELMDRHDIKRLPVVEDGELVGIITRGDIIGAFVK; encoded by the coding sequence ATGATAAAGGTAAAGGATGCCATGCAGACCGATGTCATAACAGTTAAGAGGAACAGTAAGATACATGATGCTGCAAGGGTACTGAGGGAGAACAGGATCAGCGGAGCCCCGGTTGTTGATGATGATGGTAAACTTGTGGGTGTTATCAGTGAGGGTGATATAATGAGGCTGATTGAGGTCCATTCACCCAGCCTGAACCTCCTCATGCCATCCCCCCTGGACCTGCTTGAGCTTCCACTTCGGATGAAACATGAATACGATGAGATAGCAAAGGGCATCAGGAAGGCGGCCATGATGCTGGTTGAGGAGATAATGAGTGATAGGGTTGTAACGGTGCACCCTGATGCATCCATCTCTGATGCCGCGGAGCTCATGGACCGGCATGATATCAAGAGGCTTCCTGTGGTTGAAGATGGTGAGCTTGTGGGTATCATAACAAGGGGCGATATAATCGGCGCATTTGTTAAGTGA